From a single Cyclobacterium marinum DSM 745 genomic region:
- a CDS encoding DUF5686 and carboxypeptidase regulatory-like domain-containing protein: MIGTINRICKTSLLFTLIGLASIPLFGQGIKGFVSGEDGKPLAFATVFARNLNDGIPTNQNGYFEWKLPKGNYDLLFQHLGYTTQLKAVEVKEDWVEVNISLEMQTYGLTEVEVKEGAEDPALTVIRKAIAKAKYHKLQVEAYTMMVYIKGTGELSDAPFFLKKKLAKEGVSLNEAYTSESVSRVNFTQPNQIKEEVISIRTSGDNNQTSPAPYIGASFYDDKVNEIISPLSRSAFAYYRFRLEGTFLEDEVLVNKIRVIPRSKGEKVFDGYIYIVEDLWSIHSLDLNTSLLGFEISVRQQYAPIEKKVWMPITHTYIFGGKFFGFEGQFQYLASTRDYELTLNPELQFDTEILDEKVTDIPEEVKSLTNKEAPLLQLEEAEQLSRKQFRKLITAYEKEQDKAREEQEIVSVRSQVIDSLATQRSMAYWDSIRPTPLTKKEILGYARDDSLALVAKAKNSEVDSIAQKAKRKFNPFDLLTGGRYNFGKGKSAGFYTNWTKMSFNTVEGFKLGFSGFYRKEKITKMADSVTNEVRSWNFKPEFRYGFASKKAYMTLNFRRSVTKGREGYTWGMDGGKFIYQYNEEAPISEQVNALYSLFFRENYMKLYEKSFAKLYWAQRLGDQFTYRASFSLEDRSPLSNQSYYSLFYKDSKEYTSNKPFQKGLNESYFDSNQAAIIDLSLDWRPGLKYHMRNNRKIPLMTTAPLIMFRYKQAAPIVFKGAEVSEYQHAELGLKHSVPFGVSGRLAFNLFAGDFFDGANAYFMDFKHLGGNRTVFSNMGAASNYRFLDYYSFSTLDRYFGGLIHYQFRKFIFTQLPGLRFSGIRENLFFNYLKTENSPHYWELGYSLDNLFRLFRLEMGAGFENEKYSSGGFRFGIATFISINIAE, translated from the coding sequence ATGATTGGTACTATAAATAGAATTTGTAAAACAAGCTTATTGTTTACCTTAATTGGTCTGGCATCAATTCCTTTGTTTGGTCAAGGGATTAAAGGTTTTGTATCAGGGGAAGATGGCAAACCCTTGGCTTTTGCCACTGTTTTTGCCAGAAACCTAAATGATGGTATCCCGACCAATCAAAACGGTTATTTTGAATGGAAACTTCCTAAAGGTAATTATGATTTGCTTTTTCAGCATTTGGGGTATACTACACAGCTAAAGGCGGTAGAAGTTAAAGAGGATTGGGTAGAAGTCAACATTTCCTTGGAAATGCAAACCTATGGATTGACTGAAGTAGAGGTAAAAGAAGGTGCTGAGGATCCCGCATTAACAGTTATCAGGAAAGCCATAGCTAAAGCCAAATACCATAAACTTCAAGTAGAAGCTTATACCATGATGGTATACATCAAGGGTACCGGAGAGCTAAGCGATGCTCCTTTTTTCCTTAAGAAGAAGTTAGCGAAAGAAGGTGTTAGCTTAAATGAAGCCTATACTTCAGAATCGGTTTCTAGGGTTAATTTTACACAACCGAATCAAATCAAAGAAGAGGTCATAAGCATACGGACAAGTGGAGACAATAACCAAACTTCTCCTGCTCCATATATTGGGGCGAGTTTTTATGATGACAAGGTAAATGAAATCATAAGCCCCTTATCAAGGTCAGCTTTTGCCTATTATAGGTTTCGCCTGGAGGGTACCTTTCTGGAAGATGAGGTACTTGTGAACAAAATAAGGGTCATTCCTCGGTCTAAAGGGGAAAAGGTCTTTGATGGTTATATTTACATTGTAGAAGATTTATGGTCTATTCATAGTTTGGATCTTAATACTTCTCTTTTAGGTTTTGAGATTAGTGTTCGCCAACAATATGCTCCCATAGAAAAAAAAGTATGGATGCCCATCACCCATACCTATATTTTTGGAGGGAAATTTTTCGGTTTTGAAGGGCAGTTTCAGTATTTGGCTTCCACGAGAGATTACGAGCTAACCCTCAACCCGGAGCTACAGTTTGATACTGAAATTCTAGATGAAAAAGTCACAGATATTCCTGAAGAAGTGAAAAGTTTAACCAATAAGGAAGCCCCACTTTTGCAATTGGAGGAAGCTGAACAGTTGAGTAGAAAACAATTCCGGAAACTAATCACTGCCTATGAAAAAGAGCAAGATAAAGCACGAGAAGAGCAAGAAATAGTGTCAGTAAGAAGTCAAGTGATTGATTCGCTGGCGACCCAAAGAAGCATGGCTTACTGGGACAGTATCCGACCGACCCCTCTAACTAAAAAAGAGATTTTAGGTTATGCTAGAGACGATAGTTTGGCGCTTGTAGCCAAAGCTAAAAACAGTGAGGTTGATAGTATCGCTCAAAAAGCCAAAAGAAAGTTTAATCCTTTTGATCTACTTACCGGAGGGAGATACAATTTTGGAAAAGGTAAGTCTGCTGGGTTTTATACCAATTGGACAAAAATGTCCTTTAATACTGTGGAAGGCTTTAAATTGGGTTTTTCAGGATTTTATAGGAAGGAGAAAATCACCAAAATGGCTGATAGTGTGACCAATGAGGTAAGATCATGGAACTTTAAGCCGGAGTTTAGGTATGGATTTGCGAGCAAAAAGGCCTACATGACTTTAAATTTCCGTAGGTCTGTAACCAAAGGAAGGGAAGGGTATACTTGGGGAATGGATGGTGGAAAATTTATTTACCAATACAATGAGGAAGCTCCTATAAGTGAACAAGTAAATGCCTTGTATTCCCTATTTTTTAGAGAAAATTATATGAAGCTCTATGAAAAATCCTTTGCCAAACTTTATTGGGCTCAAAGGTTGGGAGATCAATTTACTTATAGGGCAAGCTTTAGTTTGGAAGATAGAAGTCCATTATCCAACCAAAGTTATTATAGCTTGTTTTATAAAGATAGCAAAGAATACACTTCAAATAAGCCATTCCAAAAAGGCCTTAACGAAAGTTATTTTGATTCAAATCAAGCAGCCATAATCGATTTAAGCCTTGATTGGAGGCCGGGGTTAAAATACCATATGAGGAATAATCGAAAAATTCCACTAATGACTACTGCTCCTCTAATAATGTTCAGGTACAAGCAAGCAGCTCCAATTGTTTTTAAAGGGGCTGAAGTGAGTGAATATCAACATGCGGAATTGGGATTGAAACATTCTGTTCCCTTTGGCGTGAGTGGAAGGTTGGCATTTAATTTATTTGCGGGTGATTTTTTTGATGGAGCGAATGCCTATTTTATGGATTTTAAACATTTGGGAGGCAATAGAACGGTCTTTAGCAATATGGGGGCAGCCAGTAACTATAGGTTTTTGGATTATTATTCCTTTAGTACCTTGGATCGCTATTTTGGAGGTTTGATTCATTACCAATTCAGAAAATTTATTTTCACTCAGTTACCGGGATTGAGATTTTCAGGAATTAGGGAAAATCTTTTCTTTAATTATTTGAAAACAGAAAACTCCCCTCACTATTGGGAGCTGGGTTATTCTTTGGATAACCTGTTTAGGTTGTTTAGGCTGGAGATGGGGGCAGGATTTGAAAATGAGAAATACAGCTCAGGTGGCTTTAGGTTTGGGATTGCAACCTTTATTTCAATAAATATAGCCGAGTAA
- a CDS encoding sulfatase family protein, which translates to MKKFLLSSSLLFCFLGLGLAQTSESPNIIYILADDMGIGDASCYNPDGKIKTIHLDKMAENGMKFTDAHTSSSVCTPTRYGILTGRYNWRSTLKNGVLGGYSAPLISNDRFTVGKLLQKAGYHTGFIGKWHLGWDWAFKEKYENIDNLNTILEVDYTQSIKNGPNQVGFTYAYGFSSSLDIPPYVYIENDKVTALPEKMTVNVDDKGFWRKGPTGADFKHVEVMSNLTQKAVEFIDQNANQEEPFFLYFPLPAPHTPILPTTEFMGKSNTNMYGDFVLQVDDLVGQIVAELERKGIIDNTLLIFTSDNGCSPKANFSELAKVGHDPSMGFRGHKADIYEGGHRVPFIVQWPDKIKGGETADQVICTTDFMATVADILNEKMPENAGEDSFSFLKVLNGSMDSEVRPSIIHHSIEGRFAIRKDNWKLVAWPGSGGWTAPRSAKELAGLPAMQLFDLSKDPGEQINLINDFPQVALNLKKEMISLIKEGRSTPGPALVNDGPKVWEQVKWAYEAQ; encoded by the coding sequence ATGAAAAAGTTTTTGCTCTCTTCCTCACTTTTATTTTGCTTTTTGGGCCTTGGCCTGGCACAAACAAGTGAATCACCAAATATAATATATATTCTTGCAGATGATATGGGGATTGGTGATGCCTCCTGCTACAATCCTGATGGTAAAATTAAAACCATTCATCTCGATAAAATGGCCGAAAATGGGATGAAATTTACAGATGCACATACCAGCTCTTCAGTGTGCACACCTACTCGATATGGAATCCTAACAGGTAGATACAATTGGCGGTCTACACTTAAGAATGGCGTTTTAGGAGGGTATTCAGCACCATTGATCAGCAACGATCGATTTACTGTTGGAAAGCTTTTGCAAAAGGCCGGATACCATACCGGATTTATTGGCAAATGGCACCTGGGATGGGACTGGGCATTCAAAGAGAAGTATGAAAATATTGACAATTTGAATACCATTTTAGAGGTTGACTATACTCAGTCAATAAAAAATGGTCCCAATCAAGTGGGTTTTACTTATGCGTATGGTTTCAGCAGTTCCCTGGATATTCCGCCATATGTTTACATTGAAAATGATAAGGTTACAGCACTTCCTGAAAAGATGACAGTTAATGTGGACGATAAGGGATTTTGGAGAAAAGGTCCTACAGGAGCTGATTTTAAACATGTAGAGGTGATGTCCAACTTAACACAAAAAGCAGTTGAGTTTATCGACCAAAATGCCAACCAAGAAGAGCCTTTTTTCTTATATTTCCCCCTTCCTGCACCTCATACCCCTATTTTGCCCACTACGGAGTTTATGGGTAAAAGCAATACCAACATGTATGGAGATTTTGTTTTGCAAGTGGATGACCTGGTGGGGCAAATTGTAGCTGAACTTGAAAGAAAGGGAATTATCGACAATACCCTTTTGATTTTTACCTCAGACAATGGCTGCTCCCCAAAAGCCAATTTCTCCGAATTGGCCAAAGTAGGTCATGATCCAAGCATGGGTTTTAGAGGGCATAAAGCAGATATTTACGAAGGAGGCCATCGCGTCCCTTTTATTGTTCAATGGCCGGATAAAATAAAAGGAGGAGAAACAGCTGACCAAGTGATATGTACCACTGATTTTATGGCCACTGTAGCAGATATTCTGAATGAAAAAATGCCTGAAAATGCCGGAGAAGACAGTTTCAGCTTTCTGAAGGTGCTTAATGGATCCATGGATAGCGAAGTAAGACCTTCCATAATTCACCATTCCATTGAAGGAAGATTTGCCATAAGAAAGGACAATTGGAAACTGGTTGCCTGGCCGGGGTCTGGTGGTTGGACGGCCCCACGGTCTGCAAAGGAACTTGCCGGTTTACCGGCCATGCAACTTTTTGATCTTTCAAAGGATCCGGGAGAACAAATCAATTTGATCAATGATTTTCCACAAGTAGCCTTAAACTTGAAAAAGGAAATGATAAGCTTAATTAAAGAAGGAAGAAGTACACCCGGTCCAGCACTTGTCAATGATGGGCCTAAAGTTTGGGAGCAAGTCAAATGGGCTTATGAAGCGCAATAA
- a CDS encoding endo-1,4-beta-xylanase yields the protein MKNTSQTHSITQSPHHPITKSPHHLRQISSILFSLVVLICTSAQTIAQTNPTDQAIAKHRKGKLIVKAKPGTKVSIEQLSHEFWFGAAIANGLGSGNMNPDDLRQYKNYFLKNFNSAVTENALKWANMEREKGQVNHLTVEGILNWTEENDIPLRGHNLFWGIEKFVQPWIMELSDAELEATIKDRAISIARKYKGRFLEYDLNNEMIHGNYYEDRLGPDITAKMAKWVLEGDPDAQLYLNDYDILTGNRLADYLAQIRDLMAHNVPIAGIGVQGHLHGSTFTRKELKRSLDSLAQFGLPIRITEFNMPGQRSKFHKDTQLVMSPEEEKQNAIELVDYYSICFAHPAVEGILMWGFWEGANWIPASSLYTRDWQPKPTAKAYQKLIFDTWWTERTGTADAEGQFSADAFYGEYQLTIDGQTRIISHKKKNRATTIDCSTP from the coding sequence ATGAAAAACACATCCCAAACTCACTCGATCACCCAATCACCACATCACCCTATCACCAAATCACCCCATCACCTTCGTCAAATATCCTCTATCCTATTTAGTCTAGTTGTCCTGATTTGTACGAGCGCGCAGACCATTGCCCAAACCAACCCTACTGATCAAGCTATTGCAAAGCATAGAAAAGGCAAGCTGATTGTCAAGGCAAAACCCGGAACCAAGGTCTCCATCGAGCAGCTTTCCCATGAATTCTGGTTTGGGGCAGCCATTGCCAATGGACTGGGATCCGGGAACATGAACCCTGATGACCTAAGACAGTACAAAAACTATTTCCTGAAAAACTTCAACAGTGCCGTCACCGAAAATGCCCTCAAGTGGGCCAATATGGAAAGGGAAAAAGGACAAGTGAATCACTTAACCGTAGAAGGCATTTTGAATTGGACAGAGGAAAACGATATTCCCCTGCGGGGACATAACTTATTTTGGGGCATAGAAAAATTTGTTCAGCCTTGGATAATGGAGTTGAGTGACGCCGAACTGGAGGCAACCATAAAAGATCGTGCCATTAGCATTGCTCGAAAGTACAAAGGGCGCTTTTTAGAATACGATCTGAACAATGAAATGATCCATGGCAATTATTATGAAGATCGGTTGGGGCCGGACATAACCGCGAAAATGGCCAAATGGGTGCTTGAAGGGGATCCTGACGCACAACTTTATCTAAACGATTACGATATCCTAACAGGAAACAGATTGGCAGACTATTTGGCCCAAATTAGGGATCTAATGGCCCATAATGTTCCGATTGCCGGAATAGGTGTGCAGGGTCACTTGCATGGCAGTACCTTTACCAGAAAGGAACTGAAACGTAGCCTTGACTCCCTGGCTCAATTTGGTTTACCCATTCGTATCACCGAATTCAATATGCCCGGTCAACGATCCAAATTCCATAAAGACACGCAATTGGTCATGAGTCCTGAAGAAGAAAAACAAAACGCCATTGAATTGGTGGATTATTATAGCATTTGTTTTGCCCACCCGGCAGTGGAAGGTATCTTAATGTGGGGTTTTTGGGAAGGTGCCAATTGGATTCCGGCCTCCTCCTTATATACCAGAGACTGGCAACCCAAACCTACAGCTAAAGCTTACCAAAAATTGATTTTTGACACTTGGTGGACGGAGAGGACCGGTACAGCAGATGCTGAAGGTCAATTTTCAGCCGATGCATTTTATGGGGAATACCAACTAACCATTGATGGGCAAACGAGAATAATTTCCCATAAAAAAAAGAATAGAGCAACCACCATTGATTGCTCCACTCCTTGA
- a CDS encoding sulfatase family protein, producing MLDKILMMNKFLNQRSIWLISIAISIGFSCKSENKAGSNKEVEPESDLPNIVLLLGDDHGWDETGYNGHPFLHTPVLDEMAKSGVRMDRFYSASPVCSPTRGSIITGRHPNRYGTFTPGYSIRPEEISIAELMKNAGYVTSHLGKWHLGPVKEASPTNPKHFGFDEYLSHDNFFEMNPHLSRNGAEPVVFEGESSEILIAEAIDFIERSKEKNQPFFIVIWYGSPHEPYSAKPEDLALYDNLPEDFGNRMVKLTSNETGGPVERLQREVLRERFAEITAMDRSIGQLRTYLDGEGIRDNTLLWYFGDNGTPQEGNATVPFRGQKGRVYEGGVRVPSVLEWPEKIKNPFITEVHGVSSDVFPTLCEITGQALPDRPIDGISLLPMLEGKMDKRPEPIAFWNGRPRNNGEGLADYIDPELQKGTSPLVKLMNGIPTRNFKNFKQTDIQGEDYSGPRTLLGNQYKLVIHGGTGDAAEKELFDINADPAEENNILSDHPEIAEKMENTLHDWQQSVLESLIGKDYQ from the coding sequence ATGCTTGATAAAATATTAATGATGAATAAATTCCTTAATCAACGATCTATTTGGTTAATATCCATTGCCATATCCATAGGCTTTTCTTGTAAATCAGAAAATAAGGCAGGATCAAATAAGGAGGTAGAACCTGAATCTGACCTCCCCAATATAGTACTTCTGCTTGGCGATGACCATGGCTGGGATGAAACCGGATACAATGGACATCCATTTCTCCACACGCCTGTATTGGATGAAATGGCTAAATCCGGTGTACGAATGGATCGATTTTATTCGGCATCTCCGGTTTGCTCCCCTACCAGGGGTAGTATCATTACCGGGAGACATCCCAATAGGTATGGCACTTTTACCCCAGGGTATTCTATACGTCCGGAAGAAATTAGTATAGCAGAACTCATGAAAAATGCAGGTTATGTTACTTCTCACTTGGGGAAATGGCACCTGGGCCCTGTCAAAGAGGCTTCACCTACCAATCCAAAGCATTTTGGGTTTGATGAATACCTTTCTCACGATAATTTCTTTGAAATGAATCCTCATTTGTCAAGAAATGGAGCCGAACCGGTTGTTTTTGAAGGGGAGAGTTCTGAAATTTTGATTGCAGAGGCCATCGATTTTATCGAACGTTCCAAAGAAAAAAATCAACCCTTTTTTATTGTGATCTGGTATGGCTCTCCTCATGAGCCCTATAGTGCAAAACCCGAAGACTTGGCCTTGTATGACAATTTACCGGAGGATTTCGGAAATCGGATGGTTAAGTTGACTTCCAACGAAACCGGTGGACCGGTAGAACGGCTGCAACGTGAAGTCTTAAGGGAACGATTCGCTGAAATCACAGCCATGGATAGGTCTATAGGGCAATTAAGAACCTATCTTGACGGGGAGGGAATTCGAGACAATACCTTGCTATGGTACTTTGGCGACAATGGAACACCTCAGGAGGGAAATGCAACAGTTCCTTTCAGAGGTCAAAAAGGACGGGTATATGAAGGGGGGGTGCGAGTTCCTTCAGTTTTGGAATGGCCTGAAAAAATAAAGAATCCTTTTATTACCGAGGTTCATGGTGTTTCCAGTGATGTATTTCCTACCCTTTGTGAAATTACAGGTCAAGCACTTCCTGACCGACCCATTGATGGCATCAGTCTCTTGCCTATGCTGGAAGGAAAAATGGATAAAAGACCAGAGCCTATCGCCTTTTGGAATGGTAGACCAAGAAACAATGGCGAAGGTTTGGCCGATTATATAGACCCGGAATTACAAAAAGGTACCTCACCTCTAGTAAAGTTGATGAATGGGATACCCACCAGAAACTTTAAAAATTTCAAGCAAACCGATATCCAAGGAGAGGATTATTCCGGTCCTCGGACTTTATTGGGTAATCAATACAAGTTGGTGATCCATGGAGGTACTGGTGATGCAGCCGAAAAAGAACTCTTTGATATCAATGCAGATCCGGCAGAGGAAAATAACATACTATCAGATCACCCGGAAATTGCTGAGAAAATGGAAAATACTTTACATGATTGGCAACAATCCGTCTTAGAGAGTTTGATCGGAAAGGATTATCAATAA
- a CDS encoding RagB/SusD family nutrient uptake outer membrane protein, with amino-acid sequence MMNSKNKLVLTLFLLVTILSSCSEEWLEPKPLSFYAPENVYIDEAGFEALMVTMRKDIKSEFYSERGPISNEHAMSDLGVPGAQSNNVVKDFVQVLTPAGDGGSHNFPGKLFNLAYNSIRNANVMVSRIDNVNWETEEIRNRLMASAYFYRAYWYYRLVNSYGDVPFIGEEITGPKLDFFTHSRWTILDKIQEDLEWGVNWLPESAEPGALTKGAGAHLLAKIALANLDFDGAIAAASQVIDGPYELMTTRFGIHASDPSRNIFWDLHRLDNVNDPANTETILSVIDRFEDPVGAKTDGSRLPRVYNPAWWHSRNRDSSGGPGTVADGLQYDTLFRGNGNCRPTPYYLYEIWDYENDMRRSDNNWVEWYEIIYNNPGSPDFGLPINRDNFAVAIDTFQHSYSFPHYKTFVPEQDPAANPSGGNGDQYVFRLAETYLLRAEARFWKGDLAGAAIDLNTIRQRAGALPVTAGEIDIDVIFDERARELFTEEPRHGEMIRASYIMAKQGINGYTLDNFSEKNWFYDRVMRTNVFFQINLKWGQQSYNIAPHNALWPIPETVISENTLGKINQNEGYTGASQNVPPLESIQ; translated from the coding sequence ATGATGAATTCTAAAAATAAATTAGTTTTGACCCTATTCCTTTTGGTAACCATACTTTCCTCTTGTTCTGAAGAATGGCTGGAGCCAAAACCTTTGTCTTTTTACGCGCCGGAAAATGTATACATTGATGAGGCCGGGTTTGAAGCATTAATGGTAACGATGCGGAAAGACATTAAATCTGAATTTTATTCAGAAAGAGGGCCTATCAGTAATGAACATGCCATGTCTGACTTAGGAGTTCCCGGTGCCCAGTCAAATAATGTGGTCAAGGATTTTGTTCAAGTGTTGACACCGGCAGGTGATGGGGGAAGCCATAACTTTCCCGGAAAATTATTTAACCTCGCTTACAATTCTATTCGAAATGCAAATGTAATGGTTTCGCGCATTGATAATGTAAATTGGGAGACTGAAGAAATACGTAATCGGCTCATGGCATCGGCTTATTTTTACCGGGCATATTGGTATTACCGATTGGTAAATTCTTACGGTGATGTGCCATTTATTGGAGAGGAGATAACCGGGCCTAAGCTTGACTTTTTCACCCATTCCAGGTGGACTATTCTAGACAAAATTCAAGAGGACTTGGAATGGGGGGTAAATTGGCTGCCTGAAAGTGCAGAGCCCGGAGCTTTAACAAAAGGAGCAGGAGCACACTTATTGGCCAAAATAGCTTTGGCAAATTTGGATTTTGATGGGGCCATTGCTGCTGCTTCTCAAGTAATAGATGGTCCTTACGAATTAATGACAACGCGGTTTGGTATTCATGCCTCTGATCCCAGCAGAAATATATTTTGGGACCTTCACCGTCTAGATAATGTAAATGACCCTGCCAATACAGAAACGATCCTTAGTGTTATTGATCGATTTGAAGACCCAGTAGGCGCCAAAACTGATGGCAGTAGGCTGCCCAGAGTATATAACCCTGCATGGTGGCATTCTCGCAATAGAGACAGTTCAGGGGGTCCTGGAACTGTTGCTGACGGTTTACAGTACGATACCCTATTTAGAGGAAATGGCAATTGTAGGCCCACCCCTTATTATCTTTATGAAATATGGGATTACGAAAATGACATGAGAAGAAGCGACAACAATTGGGTGGAGTGGTATGAGATAATTTACAATAACCCGGGATCACCGGACTTTGGATTGCCAATTAATAGGGACAATTTTGCGGTTGCTATTGACACCTTCCAGCACTCGTATTCATTTCCACATTATAAAACCTTTGTACCTGAACAAGACCCTGCTGCCAATCCTTCTGGGGGGAATGGTGATCAGTATGTTTTCCGCTTGGCAGAAACCTATCTGTTACGTGCTGAAGCCCGGTTTTGGAAGGGAGATCTTGCAGGAGCCGCTATTGATTTGAATACAATTAGGCAAAGGGCAGGTGCTTTACCTGTGACTGCCGGGGAAATTGATATTGATGTAATCTTTGATGAGCGGGCTAGAGAACTGTTTACAGAAGAACCTAGGCATGGAGAAATGATTAGGGCATCCTATATTATGGCTAAGCAAGGTATAAATGGCTACACTTTGGATAATTTCAGTGAAAAGAATTGGTTTTACGATCGAGTAATGAGAACCAATGTGTTTTTTCAAATAAATTTGAAATGGGGGCAGCAATCTTATAATATTGCACCTCACAATGCCCTCTGGCCTATACCTGAAACGGTAATATCAGAAAATACTTTAGGGAAAATAAATCAAAATGAAGGGTATACCGGTGCATCTCAAAATGTTCCTCCTTTAGAATCAATACAATAA